The following proteins come from a genomic window of Rutidosis leptorrhynchoides isolate AG116_Rl617_1_P2 chromosome 10, CSIRO_AGI_Rlap_v1, whole genome shotgun sequence:
- the LOC139871141 gene encoding pathogenesis-related protein PR-1 type-like, with translation MHHQLIYLSLIYVIFLSILQVSHSHSGPEDYVNAHNAARKEVGVKPLKWDPTVAKFAVSYANKRKADGALVHSHYDKYGENIALGWGEFTGLDAMKLWVDEKRDYDYKSNSCKPGKMCAHYTQVVWKNTTRIGCGRVMCVNGAWFVTCNYDPPGNYIGQKPY, from the coding sequence atgcaccaCCAGTTAATTTACTTATCACTAATTTATGTTATATTCCTATCAATATTACAAGTCTCTCATTCTCATAGTGGACCCGAAGACTATGTGAATGCTCACAATGCAGCTAGAAAAGAAGTGGGGGTGAAGCCTTTGAAGTGGGACCCAACAGTAGCGAAATTCGCAGTAAGCTATGCTAATAAAAGGAAAGCCGATGGTGCGCTTGTTCACTCACATTATGACAAGTATGGCGAGAATATTGCGTTAGGGTGGGGTGAGTTTACAGGGCTGGATGCGATGAAATTGTGGGTGGATGAGAAACGCGATTATGATTACAAGTCGAATAGTTGCAAACCAGGAAAGATGTGCGCACATTATACGCAAGTGGTTTGGAAAAACACGACCCGAATTGGGTGTGGGAGGGTCATGTGTGTCAATGGTGCGTGGTTTGTAACTTGTAACTATGATCCCCCTGGGAACTACATTGGCCAAAAACCTTATTAG